TTGAATTTATACAATCACAAAGAATCTAAAATGAACATAAAAACGAAATAAGAGTTGTTGAAAATATGAACGAAAAACTAGACAAAATACTAGAAATACTAAGAAACTGTGAAAGTTTGATAGAAATTTGACTAGAGAGAACTTGCGTCTCTCACTTGTTTCTGCCGATGTTTTTGTTTCATTTCTGGGGATTTCCCCACTTCTCCCATGATCTTAATACACGATTTCCGATGTTTCACGTCGTTTGCATGTGGGCTTCAGGGCCACTGGTGTGAGTCCACATACTTTTTCAATATTTCAACCAATTAgccatttaaaatattttagtctaatgggccaatttttttttctaatttgttGGTTTTCATTCACACTTTCTTGggacaataatttatttttggtgCAAAAAAAATATCCCCACAGGCATTGGCCTATTGGGCCAAAAATTCTTGTGTATAATCTTTTTAACAAAACAAaatcattttcatttttatttcattaatcatttgGCCCACAACAACTTTAGGGAATTGAGCCACTAGAATGATTAAAAAAAGTTCAAATTTGCAAATGGTCtcataattaaattcaaaaaaaatattttgtcccGCTTTCTTCCTTCttcttccaaaattttcttcaGAAACCATGCTTTTTAAAATCCCCAATTTcattttttggaaattttatttCATATATCTTTTAACAAATTCTCAGTCACCTTTTCACCTACACTCACCAAAAACATTCACGACTGGCCACAATTGTCGCCCGAACGTGCACAGCGCTTGAGCTTGCTGCATCATTTTCTCATGTCGTTGGCTTGGCAGCCATGAACTCGacttttttccctttttttgcAGCTAAACTACTCTCGTACTCAACCAATTCATGCTACCTCAAGCCATCGTCATCGAATGTGCTCTGACCCAAGTCCTCTCCCTTACCATTTAGTGTCACGCTAAGGTTGGTACAAGCTCTTCTTTGCTTgtagaaatatttttaaggTGTTTTTCAATTTGTCCACatgaaatccataaacattttctaGCCTCCAACTTCGTTCAGATTGTCGATCCAGTTGACGCCCTTACTATTGTGATGCCTAGAGCCCAAGCTACTCCCCAAGCTAACTCTCCATGTCCCATGACCACATATAgttatcttgttttctttacttGGATTTTATGCCTTTAATTATGCTCATTTACCTATAAATATTCTCATATATTGAATCAATTGAACCTCATGAGACTAGAAATATTACCTGTGGGGAAACGAAGCCGCCTTATTTCTGGTTTGGCTTGGCCTGCTTTCCTATTTTGCTTTAGTTGATTCATCTTGTCATGTTGTGGCTTCACAGTTACTGAAACAAAGTtgtatgttcatgcatgtgtaTTTCATTGTGTCTTGGCTTTTTTAATTGTCTATATGCTACTTTTTTTTAACTATGTGGAATTCTTTTGGGGAATTGGTCATCTATGTGCTTTTTGGCCATTCATTAACCTTCACTATCATGATTATAGCAAGTTGGCCATTGGTTGGCCTTGACTTGACAATTTCTATTAACCTGTGAATTCCTCGTACAACCTTTATATGTTTGTAGTTGTTTTTAGTCACGACCAATCATTCGTTCCGAGCTTGCCGCTGATGCTATCCAGGTCTATGATTGCTACAATTCCCCCATCTCTGATCACTTTGGCTGCACCAAATTTATCATCAGAAGTTGTTGCCCCATCCATATCTACCATCGTTTCATATTGGTTCTTATGATGTTACAACATCCTTTCTTGCCTCTCTATTGGATACTCCCCTTGTTCAGTCTCATGCATCTTTTAGATAAAGTACTTCCTTGGCTCGCTCATCTCGTTTACTTTACCTAACTAATGTGTTTGAATTTTTTCAGCCATTAGTTGGCCTTCTTGTATTTGTAATTATCATTTGCCTGACGGGGGAGTTTGATGCCTTACCAAATTTGTTGCATCTATTTCGAGCTATGGATCTACTCACAACTCTAGAAACTCCTCCACCGGctgctaaaatcttttataaGATCGaggaaaaattgaaaatattactgccacaatcaaacaaaaatGGTACGCCCTTTACCAAAACTTTTTTTGTTGGTGGCAAGTATTACTAAGACAATTTTTTGACATACCATATTTTGGCCGAACTCCCCATAACAGCTTTACAATGAGCCAATGAATCTTTAACAGTTGTTATGTTctctttatatttaaaattgcaTGCTGCATTTCACCTGGTTCACAACATTATTCTTAAGCAGATATTTGTGTGCATGCATCTTTCTTTGCTTATTGGTTGTTGGTTTTGACCATGATAATGTTAggctatatgctggtcatactCCCTCATAGTGATTGGTCAAAATTTGGTCACTttcactagtagaaaaatcgcttTTTACTTCGCGTATTCAATAAAGTAATAAGGTAGTTAATTGCCGAAGTATATGGACGTGAAGTAATAGATGTACCTTTTACTTTGCATAATAACCGAAGTTGTATGATTGAAATTACTGAAGTCTTTGACCGGTTTTCCTTCGAAAACCGGTCCGGAATTGGAACGGTGCCGaagtaagaaatgtgttttacttCATCGATTTTTGTAAATAGTAAAGTAATAGAATATATATAACTtcgtcttaattattatttagcgaagtagtttataatattttacttcacaatttacattgAGTGACGAAGTAATTCATCTGAAAGACTTCGTAGTTATGTATTTTTGTGAAGTAATAGACGCAAACAACTTCACAATTTATCCCATTTGTTGaagtaaatataatctataacttcagcatttatcctatttgttgaagtattttatattatgttacttcacaatttacatttagTGACGAGGTAAGTGGTTCGAAAGACTtcaataatttgtattttgGTGAAGTAATTACGCAAAACAACTTCGTTTTTACAGAACAATGGTGAAATAAATTAATTCTATCACTTCGTCTGATTTCTTATTGACGaagtatttaatattatgttacttcacaatttgcaAATAACAACGAAGTAATTTATCTGTTacacttcattattttttattttgatgaagtaattgttaaaaaaagacttcgcaatatatgacttaatacactaatataatttaattcataaattatccatctaaaaatgATGAAGATCCAGAAATACACaattacatattcatcaatccacaaataacccaaaaatatatccacaaaaccaaaagtatatccaaaaatccacaatgacaaacaaaatatttatcccaACATACAACATCCATTTAATCACCTACATAGGAGTAGACAAATTCACTCCATTCACTTCTGACCTCATCATATTGAGGTTTGTTGTAAAATTGGTTCTTGATGCATCCTGCaaactgaaatttaaaaaagaaaatacattaaattattctattttaaataaaaattgacagatatatatttaaaaagtaTTTAAATTGATGGAATCTGAACATATTACATATATGTTGGcacttaaataaaaaaatggagaTATAATGAACAAAAATTACAGATATGCTAACAGCCATGTGTGAGAACTTCACAAAACTGAGAAACAGATTAATGAAGCATGCAACCAAGAATCGGCTCAAAGGAAAATCTGATTGTGCATCAGCATACAATATGACTGTACCAGTTCTCGACTGAAAACACAGATGCTTGGACAGAAAAGTCCAAAAATCACATAACCAAAAAATGTCTAGAATTTCTGTTTTGAGTTGTTTTTGGTTAATGTGAATGTACCATTTCTCGGCAGAAAAgtccaaaaatcacaaaatatgCATTTCCATTTCTCGGCTACAAGCTAACGATGGCAGTGAAGACATGAAGATGACAACTTGGATATAAAGCTATGCAAGAAGGAAAACCGTTTTTACAGAATTGGTAGAGATAGAAGATGCAAAGGGTTAGCCTTGCAAGAATACCAAAGACACTGCGTTTCGATCCATCAACTTCGTTTATCAGTGGACTTTTCATTGCTAAGTTCACCAAGTTAACAATTCCATAACAGTTTTGTATCTCAATTTTTATTACTGTAACTACAAACTAAAAGTACATGGAacttaattaaagcatttaagaACTCTCTGTAGATACAGCAAAGGAAAATGAACGAAGAAGATAGGTAAAAGCAATATTATGCAATGGTACGGATTTGAAGAATCATGGGGATTTGTATAGTTTTCAAGAGTTACCAATTAATGAAACTTTCCAATTTCTAGACCCAATTCACTAATATCAGTGGTTATTCAAGATGATATGGTTTCTGAATCGGCTACCAATTCATGAAACTTTTCATTGAAGAGCCTATGGTTTCTGACTCGGCTAACATCAGTGGTTATTCACTAATATCAGTGGTTATTCACAATGCAGAATCCAACATACAAAATCTGAATTTTAGAAATATGGATTTTGTATTCAGATTTTAGCAGCTACGGTACTGCTAAAATCTGAACACAAAATCCATATTTACTAATATAAAATCTGCAGAATCCAAAGGCAAACAAGTTACTGTGTTCAGCTAAAATATcactaatataaaatatatcacaatGACAATAATTCATCTCAAGCaattatatcaacaataaaatatatcccaatggcaacacattatctcaacaataaaatatatcttaatggcaacaattcatctcaatcaatcaaaAAATTTATCCCAAGAAGAAACTCACCATCTTCTCCAACTGTGGATCATCGCAATCGACTATCTCTTTCATGTACCTCATCACACAATATCCACATTCAACAGAACCACTTTGTTTTAGATTACCCTATAATGGAATTGAAAAGTTAATGCAACAATCACAATCTAATTAATAACCACTATCAATTCATGTATTCATAAATAAGTATGATACATACCgtcaatattttaaaacctgGCCCTTTAGAAATACCCTTCGAGGCATTGTACATCTTCACCCCACTACATTTTAAAAAGTAAGAAGttatttttttgcatatttatAAGTTAATGTATTCAAAATCAACATAAGATACTACCTACTTTGTCACAATAGTTTTACATGTATCATCTTGGTTCCTGTTAGACGTAGAAtccaataaatatatcatattcttATCTTCGTTGACGATAGTCAAGATCCAATGGTACCTGAAAAAATGAAATTACAGCATTGACTatcatgaagaagaaatctataaataactaaaatctTACCCAGTGTTGTATGGGATGAGGCAGATGCTATCTCTACACACTGCTTCCAACTGGTCAGCAATATGTTGTGATAAGTCTCAGCCATCTGTGCCAATCGGGCATGTAGGTATATTACCGGGATCCACAAACGAAAAATAATCAGCCTTGtctttttccttcaaatatTTGTAGAGGTGACTGCAAGATATAGATGCACAAATATATCgtttagaaaattttcaaaatatgaacaagtaccacaaaaaatattatataaatgcaCAAATATTGTAAGTTAGACATTATATATACCCCCCATGTAAACTAAAATTTGTCTGGCACCTATCTCCCTCATCTCAATAAAGCGTAAGATATCTTCTCTTAGCAACAATATGCTTTTAGGATGTCCAAACGTAGCGTCCTCAAACTCAATGTATATGGTATCCGATTCATTCAGCAATCTAACAACATGAGAGTAGATATACTTGCACGACATGGGTAATGTTTTTTCAATTTCTTTGAACTTGTCGCGCTGACCAGGAACATCCGCAAGCGCAAATGATTGAGGTTTCCCCTTCctctacaatttaaaatattattcatacaagtattttaaaataaaaaattgttcaaGCAACATATCTGACAATTGCAAACACAAAGTCAAATGAAAACCTAAAGTACCTTTGTTGTTGGAAAAATAACCAACTCTTTAGGCCAACCAACAATGACTCCAACAGCATCATTGATGATTGTTGGTCCAAACTTAATTGGGATCGGAAGCTGTGCTTTTTCATCTAAGACAACATCAATAGATACCTTGAAGTTCTCTTTCCCAAGTGGAACATGGTGGAATCATAATATTTGGACCTCCTTATGATATTATTGTGCCATAAGCCACCACGTTTTCGCGTTCTTTTACAGCCAGGTGACATTTTTTCTCCTTTCAAGAACAAAAAgacatgatatatttttatatggagGTGAATAGAATTTAATTGACATTAAATTCAGAGACATACAACCTTCGTATTTGAAGTGCCGCAATCATAAACTTCTTCCACATCATCTTACAATTTTGTGTCTTTCACTCCTGAGAACTTGTTTGATGCTACAGTCTCAGAAGATCGATCATTGATTAATGGAATCACAGCAGCAAGTTGAAACCTCAGCATCTCCAATTCAGATTTCAAACTTTTAGTCTCCTCTGATTGTGCTTTTACATTTTCAATCAAAGCTTTTGAGATtgtttctctcttctttcttgGAGTTTTAAAGTATACTTGTGGTTTTACGAAACCTCCCACACCTCGAACCCTTCCATAGTGTTCTTGGCTTCCTAAGGCAGCGGTTAACACGTCATTCATTCCAGAAGATTTGAACTCTCCTTTGCCTTTCTTTTTCAACAATTCATCCTACAGTTGGAGACATGACAAATCAATTCACAAATTACAGTGTTATTTATATAGGCAATATGGCGATTGAATAAAACTAAACATTTACAATTTTTTCAGCTACTTCTGATGTCTCCGAACATGTTATGTTGCCAGATTTGTCTTCTCGAGCTTTACGCCAAAGCACAGATCTATCAACTTCCTCATCTTCAGCAACCAAGTTTTTGTTCCGCTAcaatttcaaaattcatatgtttaataacatgaagaacatgccaaaaattacaaatatattGCTTTGTTTCTTACCAGTTCAGCCTCCAAGCCAATGTAACCCTTGCGAGACATTCCGTGGTGATATTTACAATGCATGGtccgttgtttttgtttttcatgAGTAACCTACATCATTATGTTGGCTCAGTTAAgtattgaatttaataaattcgtGAGGAAACATATCAATTATTAAAGTACATCCCATGATGGATCCAGTCTCGCTTCCACAAACGCTTTCCAATCTGCTATTGAGAGTTGATACTGACTTGGTGGAGAAATCAACTTTTCAAGATTATCTTTGTTCGGCCAAACAAATCTActagtcaatttttttttgaaatctcgCCACTTCTGAGATGCTGAATTCATCATAGCATACTCACTTTGTGACGCTAGTTCAAAGACATTCTGCAACAAAAACAGATTAGTTAGAGGTGCAAGTATGACTGTAAATTCAAATTGAAGCTTGTACTTACCGAGATCTCTTCCCAcagtttttgttttatgtttTCTGGAACTTCAGACCATGACTTTATACTGATTGGCACCATGGCTCTAGCAATAGAACTAATGTATGATTGTAAAGCCCTTCCATTTGCATTGTATGCTGGCCGCCCCATGTCATCATAATCAATCTTTGCTTTTTTCCCCTATCTAGCAGTAGCAATTAGTTTACCCATCAACGTAAGGCCTCGCTTGTTCCTCTGCACATCTACAAGATGTTCTTCTCCATCAGTAAGTATAGGGTGCTCTGCATTAGTAACTTCATTTGGCTTATCATCATGTACTCCTTGTATCATCTCAACTGTAGCATTTGATTCCTTTTTTTTACGACCCATTGAGCTTTTTTCTGCATATTTACATGAATGAAACCAATGTTAAAACCTACACAATAACATTAACcattaaaataacataaacaataattctaataAGACATGTATAAACATGACATAAATAATAACAGAAAcaataataacataaataataaacatgaCTTGTAGAAACctgacataaataataaacatgaCATTAATAATTGCAATGAGGTTATGTTCATAGCATAACAAAAAACATGACATAAAAGTGAAAAACATCATTTTTTCTTGTTCGTTTCCTAGCCACCCTCAGTTTCTGATCTAAAGTAACTTTCATGAGCCGGAATACAATGAGTGTCAACATCATCAATTGGTCGAGAAACAGGAATACTAGTCCAACCATCATCATCTCCCTCGTAACATCGATTTGGCACAGGGAGTACAATTGACCACCCTTTTTGTAATAGGTCATCAATATAAAAGACTTGATTAACTTGACTTGCAAGGACAAATGAGTCATTCTTGTGCCCTATTTTGTTCATATTGACCAAGGTGAATCCACATTCATCATTGTTGATTACTCCTTTGTCATTTGCAACCCACGCACACTTGAAAAGAGGaacttgaaattgatgatagtCCAACTCCCATATTTCTTCAATCACTCCATAGAAAGTCACATCAGTCATCAAGGGATTCTTATCTTTGGCGCTAAAGACAAGCATGGTGCTAGCAACTAGAGAAACCCCACTGTTTTGGCAAACTCTCTCATCATCCCGTGCCTTTGTTTGGTATAAATTGCCATTTATCAAGTAACTACTATACTTAATGACTTGCCCACGTGGACCATGAGCCAGCCATGTCAATGTTGATGTCGTTCCACCATTGCAGCTATCTATTTAAGCATCCACCTGACATTTATACAATTAGAATAGGGTGATTAAAATACTAGCTACAAACTGTTCACCTCAAAATGCATAAAGCATATTTATCCACCTAACCTTTGCACGAAACCAGTCAATGAACTTCTTATTGTGAGCATCTTGTATCCACCTTTCATCTTTCTCTTTTTTCGGAAACATTGACTTCAGGAAATATTTATGTTCACTGTGGAAATATTTATATAGCAATTTGTGTTGgatattaaatatttacaatCACATGGGTGCAGAATCATAGATTAATGAAATACACTTTTACATAATGTAGGGAGATACTTCTTCTGTATTTTCCAGCACAGTCAAATATGCTTGTTGAAGGTCAACTTGCGGCACTATAATTGGTGTTTTGCATGCTAAGAAGCCAGGAATGTTTGATTTGGGATCGCGATTTGATTGAGGGACCCCAATAGGATCAAGGTCATTTAGGTATTCCGAACAAAACTCAATTGCTTCTTCGGCTGAATATCTCCGAACAATGCAACCTTCAGGATGTTTTCGACTGCCTACATAACTCTTAAGCACCTTCATGGATCTTTCGAACGGGTACATCCACCGGAAGTACACTGGTCCACATAATCGAACTTCTCGAACAAGATGAACTGTTAAGTGAAGCATGACATCGAAGAAAGAAGGGGGGAAATACTGCTCCAATAAGCAAAGTGTAACAACCAAGTCAGATTGCAGCTTATCTAACTTGGCTACATCTATCACCTTGCAACAAATatctttgaagaagaagcataATCTTATGATGGCATATCTAACATGTTTTGGTAATGCATCACGTATGAGTATTGGCAGGAAATGCTGCATTAGAACatgacaatcatgagatttcaagCCAATCAATTTCAACTCAGATAAGGACACAATATTTTTCAGGTTCGATGAGAAACTTTCTGGGACTTTTATATCCATTATCGACTGACAAACttgtaacttttttttttttgtgaatgagCATGCAGCAGGAGGAAGATATGTTCTTTTTTCACCAAATTTAGGTGCCAATTCAGGCCTAACTCCCATTTGAACCATGTCCAACCTAGCTGCCACATTGTCCTTGGTTTTTCCTTTAACATTCATCAAAGCATTAATGAGATATTCGAAGACATTTTTCTCTATGTGCATCACATCGAGACAATGCCTAACATGCAGATGTTTCCAATAAGGAAGattgaaaaaaattgatttcttcTTCCAACATTTTCTGAAATCTTTTAATCCAAAATCTTTTTCTTCTTTACTATCTTCCAAATTATTGTCCTTTgcattctttctttttttaccTTTCACACTAATCTTCTTTCTGAAAACACACCTTATGTCAGAAAGCTTGTCAAACAAAGCAACCCCAGATAATGGTGTAGATGATTCTCCATGTTCTTCCATACCATCGAACTCTTTCATTTGCCTCCGATATGGATGAAACCGTGGTAGGAATCGTCTATGACCTACAAATGACATTTTCTTCCCATTTTCCAAATGCTTTGCACAAGTATCTTCTTTGCATACTGGGCATGCATAATAACCATGTGTAGTACATCCACTAAGGTTACCATAGGCTAGAAAGTCATTGATGGTCCATAATAAGATTGCTTTAAGAGTGAAAAATTGTCTTCGATAAGCATCATAGACACCATCAACTCCATCCCACGATCGTTGCAAATCTTCAACTAACACATCAAGATAGACATCTATATCGTTTCCTGGATGTTTAGGCCCTGAAATGAGCATAATTAGCATGATGAATTTTCTCTTCATACACATGTTTGGAGGCAGATTATAGGTGACCAACATAATTGGCCAGCAGCTGTACCGACTACTAAGGTTGCTATAAGGATTAATTCCATCAGCTGCAAGTGCCAGGCGAAGATTTCTTGGTTCACTTTCAAAGTAGGGCCACATATGATCCACCAACTTCCAAGATGGTGAATCAGCTGGATGACATAACTGACCGGGAACTCCTGTGGTTTCTGCATGCCATGTTAAATTTTTGGAGGTATGTAGAGATTTAAACATGCGCTTAAATCTTGGTATGGGAGGGAAATACCACAACATCTTTGCAGGAACACATTTCTTCTCGACGTTCTTCTTGGTTAGCTTCCACCGTGACAAGCCACATTTAGGGCAGTTTACGCAGTCTTTATATTGCTTCCTATAAAGAATGCAATCATTGGAACAAGCATGAATCTTTTCATGACTCAACGCCAAACAACTCAATGTCTTTTTTGCATCATACATTTTGGTTGGCAAGTTGTGATTATCTGGTAGCATATTCCCAAAATCCATTAGTAGATCGGAAAATAGAGCGTCACTCATTCCATGCTTTGCTTTGGTGTTGTATAGTTTCACAATTGCACTCAACTTTGTGTAATGCTTACATCTATTATACAAAGGTTTCTCTGCTTCCttcaaaaattccataaacgcTTCTGGATTTTCTGTATAGTTATCATATGCTGCCTCACACATATTAGTGGTTTCAAAGGCTCCGTGATAGTTACCAATTGGCTCCTTGTTGGTGCTCCAATT
The Primulina tabacum isolate GXHZ01 unplaced genomic scaffold, ASM2559414v2 Contig799, whole genome shotgun sequence genome window above contains:
- the LOC142535132 gene encoding uncharacterized protein LOC142535132; this encodes MDKSWIHSDRMSKQYEEGVEQFRGGCLENPHIDPNLIHCPCCKCKNLKKRPAKSIREHLYFHGFSQNYVNWIWHGESAESDKVNWSTNKEPIGNYHGAFETTNMCEAAYDNYTENPEAFMEFLKEAEKPLYNRCKHYTKLSAIVKLYNTKAKHGMSDALFSDLLMDFGNMLPDNHNLPTKMYDAKKTLSCLALSHEKIHACSNDCILYRKQYKDCVNCPKCGLSRWKLTKKNVEKKCVPAKMLWYFPPIPRFKRMFKSLHTSKNLTWHAETTGVPGQLCHPADSPSWKLVDHMWPYFESEPRNLRLALAADGINPYSNLSSRYSCWPIMLVTYNLPPNMCMKRKFIMLIMLISGPKHPGNDIDVYLDVLVEDLQRSWDGVDGVYDAYRRQFFTLKAILLWTINDFLAYGNLSGCTTHGYYACPVCKEDTCAKHLENGKKMSFVGHRRFLPRFHPYRRQMKEFDGMEEHGESSTPLSGVALFDKLSDIRCVFRKKISVKGKKRKNAKDNNLEDSKEEKDFGLKDFRKCWKKKSIFFNLPYWKHLHVRHCLDVMHIEKNVFEYLINALMNVKGKTKDNVAARLDMVQMGVRPELAPKFGEKRTYLPPAACSFTKKKKLQVCQSIMDIKVPESFSSNLKNIVSLSELKLIGLKSHDCHVLMQHFLPILIRDALPKHVRYAIIRLCFFFKDICCKVIDVAKLDKLQSDLVVTLCLLEQYFPPSFFDVMLHLTVHLVREVRLCGPVYFRWMYPFERSMKVLKSYVGSRKHPEGCIVRRYSAEEAIEFCSEYLNDLDPIGVPQSNRDPKSNIPGFLACKTPIIVPQVDLQQAYLTVLENTEEVSPYIM
- the LOC142535130 gene encoding uncharacterized protein LOC142535130, translating into MIYLLDSTSNRNQDDTCKTIVTNGVKMYNASKGISKGPGFKILTGNLKQSGSVECGYCVMRYMKEIVDCDDPQLEKMFAGCIKNQFYNKPQYDEVRSEWSEFVYSYVGD